One Moorella sp. E308F DNA segment encodes these proteins:
- a CDS encoding ATP-binding cassette domain-containing protein has product MSVIVVQDLVKRFNDLTAVAGVTFNVEEGEIFGFLGPNGAGKSTTIKMLCTLLKPTSGRVTLAGFDVARQPDAVRRAIGLVFQDNSLDDRLTAEENLRFHGLLYGLSRATIKERMDEVLAMVDLAGRRRDIVRTFSGGMRRRLEIARGFLHHPKVLFLDEPTVGLDPQTRSAIWQHIHRLRREKNITIFMTTHYMDEAENCDRIAIIDHGRIQALDTPDNLKRRLGGDVVTMMTVDDARLQQEIAARYGVKVIKDEEGLRLQVDDGAAFIPRVAADFRGQINSIHLRRPTLDDVFLSLTGRAIREDKVSSAELMRLNRRHGRRRH; this is encoded by the coding sequence GTGTCCGTAATCGTAGTCCAGGACCTGGTCAAGCGCTTTAATGACCTCACCGCCGTCGCCGGGGTGACCTTTAACGTCGAAGAGGGGGAGATCTTCGGCTTCCTGGGGCCAAATGGAGCCGGTAAATCGACCACCATCAAAATGCTCTGTACCCTGCTCAAGCCCACCAGCGGCCGGGTCACCCTGGCCGGCTTTGATGTTGCCCGCCAGCCGGATGCTGTGCGCCGCGCCATCGGCCTGGTTTTCCAGGACAACTCCCTGGACGACCGCCTGACAGCCGAAGAAAACCTGCGTTTCCACGGCCTCCTCTACGGGCTCTCCCGGGCTACCATCAAAGAGCGCATGGACGAAGTACTGGCCATGGTGGATCTGGCCGGGCGCCGGCGGGATATCGTCCGCACCTTTTCCGGCGGCATGCGGCGACGGCTGGAAATCGCCCGCGGCTTCCTGCACCACCCCAAAGTCCTTTTCCTGGATGAACCGACGGTCGGCCTGGACCCCCAGACCCGCAGCGCCATCTGGCAGCACATTCACCGCCTGCGCCGGGAGAAAAACATCACCATCTTTATGACCACCCATTACATGGACGAAGCGGAAAACTGCGACCGTATCGCCATCATTGACCACGGCCGCATCCAGGCCCTGGATACACCGGACAACCTGAAACGCCGGCTGGGAGGCGATGTGGTCACCATGATGACTGTTGATGACGCCCGCCTGCAGCAGGAGATTGCCGCCCGCTACGGCGTGAAGGTCATTAAAGACGAAGAGGGCCTGCGCCTGCAGGTGGATGACGGGGCTGCCTTCATACCCCGGGTGGCCGCCGATTTCCGGGGGCAGATTAACAGCATACATTTACGGCGCCCTACCCTGGATGACGTTTTCTTAAGCCTCACCGGCCGGGCCATAAGGGAAGATAAAGTCTCTTCCGCCGAGCTCATGCGCCTGAACCGCCGCCACGGCCGCCGGCGGCACTAA
- a CDS encoding ABC transporter permease: protein MQPALRAIYTIWYREFIRFIRERSRIIGMIGQPLLYLLIVGQGIAAAMGFRGVPAGVPVNYVQFMYPGILGMSVLFTSIFSGVSIIWDREFGFLKEVLVAPVPRWATALGKALGGSTVALIQAAIMLLLAPLIKISLTPLLILQLLGILFLISLGLTFLGIAVASRMQTMEGFQMFMNFLVMPLFFLSGAMFPMTNLPGWMSVLMKIDPLTYGVDALRRLVYSGTDPRALQYLVHYSLEFDLVVVTGVALFLGFLGSLSFSRQE, encoded by the coding sequence ATGCAACCTGCCCTGCGGGCTATCTACACCATCTGGTACCGGGAATTTATCCGCTTCATCCGGGAACGCAGCCGCATCATAGGTATGATCGGCCAGCCGCTGCTCTACCTCCTCATCGTCGGCCAGGGCATTGCGGCCGCCATGGGCTTTCGCGGCGTACCAGCCGGTGTACCCGTTAACTACGTCCAGTTCATGTACCCCGGCATCCTGGGGATGTCCGTTCTTTTCACCTCCATTTTTTCCGGTGTCTCCATCATCTGGGACCGGGAGTTCGGCTTTTTGAAAGAGGTCCTGGTGGCGCCGGTGCCCCGCTGGGCCACCGCCCTGGGTAAAGCCCTGGGAGGCAGCACGGTAGCCCTCATCCAGGCCGCCATCATGCTCCTCCTGGCGCCCTTAATCAAGATATCCCTAACCCCGCTCCTAATCCTCCAGCTCCTGGGCATCTTGTTCCTTATTTCCCTGGGCCTGACCTTTCTGGGCATCGCTGTGGCCAGCCGTATGCAAACCATGGAAGGCTTCCAGATGTTCATGAATTTCCTGGTCATGCCCCTCTTTTTCCTGAGCGGCGCCATGTTCCCCATGACCAACCTGCCAGGATGGATGAGTGTTTTGATGAAAATAGACCCCCTCACCTACGGTGTTGATGCCCTCAGGCGACTGGTGTACAGTGGCACCGACCCCCGGGCGTTGCAATATCTTGTTCATTACAGCCTGGAGTTTGACCTGGTCGTAGTTACCGGCGTGGCCCTGTTCCTGGGATTCTTAGGCTCCTTGTCCTTCAGCCGGCAGGAGTAA
- a CDS encoding sodium:solute symporter family protein: protein MNTYALWILFMAVIYTVVLIIAGNIARSRAARGEDFWVGGRKFKPWMVAVCITGLFSGSSYIAILELAYTTGISAGWYGVAELIHVIIIALFFVIPFRKRLVVTVSGLIGDRYGRTAKAIAGAVTAFTFPMYATANALAFAAAMSAFTGMSLSTWVIFSALLLLIYLQAGGMWSVVFTQTANSIAFTMMFIIGLIAFFIKPGFTGLAQLAAAKPAMFGLTTVGLQTILAWFGTFLVNVFLAQAAFQMALSCRTPEEGQKGLLWAAGFNIVFIVMGVLFGMAAAVVAPGVGRGLVAVPKYLAQVLPPPLVGIFFMGIWACALGWGAPCQFSGATSLGRDVVSSLNPKVSDKQMVLYTKWSLVVLTVLMIIFGFLRTEQAAWWNVLAWTARNGATFAPIIGVLFWPLASRKAAVSALVAGFVSGITWYHLGGWHPAKFYLNIHPVWIGMIFNVSALTLVTLIERTGSYRWAIPGKGAARSVGFGAMIAGLALIILAVNQFTWLYAKGVFGMVLFLIFIAAFCMVITFTKEKEESAVVPEVSPQAGPAGK from the coding sequence ATGAATACCTACGCTTTATGGATTTTATTTATGGCTGTTATCTATACAGTCGTTCTTATTATTGCCGGCAACATTGCCAGGAGCCGTGCCGCCCGTGGTGAGGACTTCTGGGTGGGCGGCCGTAAGTTTAAGCCCTGGATGGTAGCCGTCTGTATCACCGGGCTTTTTTCCGGTTCCTCGTATATCGCTATCCTGGAGCTGGCGTACACGACGGGTATTTCTGCCGGCTGGTACGGCGTGGCGGAATTAATCCACGTGATAATTATCGCCTTGTTTTTTGTGATACCCTTTCGCAAGCGTCTGGTAGTGACCGTATCGGGTTTAATAGGTGATCGCTATGGCCGGACGGCCAAGGCCATCGCCGGCGCTGTCACGGCCTTTACCTTTCCTATGTACGCCACCGCCAATGCCCTGGCCTTTGCCGCCGCCATGAGCGCCTTTACAGGAATGTCCTTGTCCACCTGGGTAATTTTCAGCGCTTTACTCCTTCTTATCTACCTGCAGGCGGGCGGCATGTGGTCGGTGGTCTTTACGCAAACAGCCAATAGTATTGCTTTTACTATGATGTTTATTATCGGCCTTATCGCCTTCTTTATTAAACCTGGTTTTACCGGCCTGGCCCAGCTGGCAGCGGCCAAACCGGCCATGTTCGGCCTGACTACCGTTGGCCTGCAGACAATACTAGCCTGGTTCGGCACCTTCCTGGTCAACGTTTTCCTGGCTCAGGCGGCCTTCCAGATGGCCCTCTCCTGCCGTACGCCGGAAGAGGGGCAAAAGGGTCTCCTCTGGGCGGCAGGTTTTAATATCGTCTTTATTGTCATGGGCGTTCTCTTTGGCATGGCCGCAGCAGTAGTGGCCCCTGGCGTCGGCCGCGGCCTGGTGGCAGTACCCAAATACCTGGCCCAGGTTTTACCGCCACCCCTGGTGGGCATCTTCTTCATGGGTATCTGGGCCTGCGCCCTGGGGTGGGGAGCTCCCTGCCAGTTCTCCGGGGCTACCAGCCTGGGCCGGGATGTGGTTTCGTCCTTGAATCCTAAAGTTAGCGACAAGCAGATGGTTCTCTACACCAAGTGGTCACTGGTGGTATTGACCGTATTGATGATTATCTTTGGTTTCCTGCGGACAGAACAGGCCGCGTGGTGGAATGTCCTGGCCTGGACGGCCCGCAACGGGGCTACCTTTGCTCCCATTATTGGCGTACTCTTCTGGCCTCTGGCCAGCCGCAAGGCGGCTGTCAGCGCCCTGGTCGCGGGCTTTGTTTCAGGTATAACCTGGTATCACCTGGGTGGCTGGCACCCCGCCAAATTTTACTTAAATATTCACCCGGTGTGGATCGGGATGATTTTTAACGTTTCTGCTTTAACCCTGGTTACCTTGATTGAAAGGACTGGCAGCTATCGCTGGGCGATACCCGGGAAAGGAGCAGCCAGGAGTGTTGGTTTCGGGGCCATGATTGCCGGGCTGGCTTTAATCATCCTGGCTGTTAACCAGTTTACCTGGCTTTATGCTAAAGGCGTTTTTGGCATGGTCCTTTTCCTGATCTTTATTGCTGCCTTCTGCATGGTAATTACCTTTACTAAAGAAAAGGAAGAAAGTGCAGTTGTGCCGGAGGTCAGCCCCCAGGCAGGACCGGCGGGCAAGTAG
- a CDS encoding OsmC family protein, with the protein MGKVTVSWVGKMQFVGDDGAGHRVAMDASPVYGGENQGTRPMDLMLMALGGCTGIEVTHILRKMRVSFDNLTIAVEGERAADHPKIFTRMRVVYDFQGANIPPEKVAQAIKLADEVYCSAANMMKAAGSIEYAFKINGEEYPYPFLKEASGN; encoded by the coding sequence ATGGGAAAAGTGACTGTCAGCTGGGTGGGAAAGATGCAGTTTGTGGGGGACGACGGTGCCGGCCACCGGGTGGCCATGGACGCCAGCCCTGTTTATGGTGGCGAAAACCAGGGGACCCGGCCTATGGACCTGATGCTTATGGCCCTGGGCGGTTGCACCGGTATCGAGGTAACCCACATCCTGCGAAAAATGCGGGTCAGCTTTGATAACCTGACTATTGCGGTAGAAGGTGAGAGGGCCGCCGACCACCCCAAGATTTTTACCCGGATGCGGGTAGTTTACGATTTCCAGGGTGCCAATATCCCGCCGGAAAAGGTGGCCCAGGCCATCAAGCTGGCCGACGAGGTGTACTGCTCGGCAGCCAACATGATGAAGGCGGCCGGTTCCATCGAGTATGCCTTTAAAATTAACGGAGAAGAGTATCCTTACCCTTTCCTGAAAGAGGCCAGTGGTAATTAA
- a CDS encoding sigma-54-dependent Fis family transcriptional regulator has product MQVKEVMLNNPETLYYWQTLADAVAVYQRQQVNCAPVLDADGEVVGIITVFRLLEALQQGATMATPIEEVMDRKLVCIDEDTGFEQVANLPIDRLIVLNKERRLSGVLTRIGLINKVHRALEKAERELAAVLEAVPNGIIAVDREGKICHINPAAARLLDLPAAAALEQPAATVLAASGLSQFLTKAAGDQFHKARAGDRTLAIRRSPITRDGREQGVVLVLQDISELEAISSELKAVKSLNRQLKSVIEACYDGMVIVDSQGIVLGVNEAFGRIMAPEEGRLVVGEKLQPGAGQAEEQLYQLWHLVRESRKAVTVMYQTPADREAILTGSPVFSEEGAVSQVVINIRDMTELRHLKEEAQRAAAEIQALRARHLAAPEVIRQSPAMQRVVDQALRVAAVDSTVLITGESGVGKEIIARVIHQHSPRCKGPFIEINCGAIPENLLESELFGYEKGAFTGASKEGKIGLLEVANNGTLFLDEIGDLPLGLQVKLLRFLQEQEIYRLGGRHAIKLNVRVLAATNKDLARMVREKTFREDLYYRLNVVPIRIPPLRERREDILPLARHFLERFNHKYGTAKRLSFAACKVLEAYSWPGNVRELQNAMERVVIMGEGDLIQPEHLPLEFQEEPGDTGKALHLRRLLPLHEAREQVERQLITLALEQHGSLRRAARALGISHSTLLRKAQAYGLMVQNRTDMV; this is encoded by the coding sequence ATGCAGGTCAAAGAGGTCATGCTCAACAACCCGGAGACGTTATACTACTGGCAGACCCTGGCCGATGCCGTGGCCGTCTACCAGCGGCAGCAGGTCAACTGCGCCCCGGTACTGGATGCCGACGGCGAAGTGGTAGGCATTATTACCGTCTTTCGCCTCCTGGAAGCCCTGCAGCAGGGGGCTACTATGGCTACGCCTATTGAAGAGGTCATGGATAGAAAACTGGTCTGCATCGATGAGGATACAGGTTTTGAGCAGGTGGCCAATTTACCTATTGACCGCTTGATTGTTTTAAACAAAGAGCGGCGCTTGAGCGGCGTCCTGACCAGGATTGGCTTGATCAATAAGGTGCACCGGGCCCTGGAGAAGGCGGAACGCGAGCTGGCGGCAGTCCTGGAGGCGGTACCAAACGGTATCATTGCCGTTGACCGGGAAGGGAAAATATGCCACATCAACCCGGCGGCAGCCCGGCTCCTCGACCTGCCGGCGGCAGCAGCCCTGGAGCAGCCGGCGGCCACCGTCCTGGCGGCGTCTGGTTTAAGCCAGTTTCTTACCAAAGCAGCCGGTGACCAGTTTCATAAGGCGCGTGCAGGAGATAGAACCCTGGCCATCCGGCGCAGCCCTATTACCAGGGATGGCCGGGAACAGGGGGTTGTCCTGGTCCTGCAGGATATTTCCGAACTGGAGGCCATCTCCAGTGAATTAAAGGCGGTCAAGTCTTTGAACCGGCAGCTTAAGAGTGTTATCGAGGCCTGCTATGACGGTATGGTTATTGTTGACAGCCAGGGCATTGTCCTGGGGGTTAATGAGGCTTTTGGACGTATTATGGCGCCGGAGGAAGGGCGGCTTGTTGTTGGTGAAAAGTTGCAGCCCGGTGCCGGCCAGGCAGAAGAGCAGCTATACCAGCTCTGGCACCTTGTCCGTGAGAGCCGCAAGGCTGTAACTGTCATGTACCAGACTCCGGCCGACCGGGAGGCCATTCTTACCGGCAGCCCTGTTTTCAGTGAGGAGGGGGCTGTCTCACAAGTCGTTATCAACATCCGCGATATGACGGAACTGCGCCATCTCAAAGAAGAGGCCCAGCGAGCGGCAGCGGAAATCCAGGCCCTGCGGGCCCGGCACCTGGCGGCTCCCGAGGTGATCCGCCAGAGCCCGGCCATGCAACGGGTGGTGGACCAGGCCTTAAGGGTGGCTGCCGTCGATTCTACCGTCCTTATAACGGGGGAATCCGGTGTTGGTAAGGAAATCATTGCCAGGGTGATTCACCAGCATAGCCCGCGCTGCAAGGGGCCTTTTATAGAAATTAACTGTGGTGCCATCCCGGAAAACTTGCTGGAATCAGAGCTCTTCGGTTATGAGAAGGGAGCCTTTACCGGGGCCAGTAAAGAGGGAAAAATAGGTCTCCTCGAGGTAGCCAATAACGGCACCCTCTTCCTTGATGAAATAGGTGACCTCCCCCTGGGGTTACAGGTCAAACTGTTGCGTTTTCTCCAGGAGCAGGAGATTTATCGCCTCGGCGGTCGCCATGCCATTAAGCTCAATGTTCGCGTCCTGGCTGCGACCAATAAGGACCTGGCCCGGATGGTCCGGGAAAAGACTTTCCGTGAAGACCTCTATTACCGTTTAAATGTAGTGCCTATAAGGATCCCGCCTTTGCGGGAGCGGCGGGAAGATATCCTGCCCCTGGCCAGGCATTTTTTGGAAAGATTTAACCATAAATACGGTACGGCCAAACGCCTGTCCTTCGCGGCCTGTAAGGTGCTGGAGGCTTATTCCTGGCCTGGGAATGTTAGGGAACTTCAGAATGCCATGGAGCGGGTAGTCATTATGGGCGAAGGAGATTTAATCCAGCCGGAACACCTGCCCCTTGAATTTCAGGAAGAGCCCGGGGATACCGGTAAAGCGCTGCATCTGAGGCGGCTTTTACCCCTTCATGAAGCAAGGGAACAGGTTGAGCGGCAATTAATAACCCTGGCCCTCGAGCAGCACGGCAGCCTGCGTCGGGCCGCCCGGGCCTTGGGTATATCCCATTCAACGTTGCTCCGCAAGGCCCAAGCGTATGGCCTGATGGTGCAAAATCGAACCGATATGGTTTAA
- a CDS encoding cyclase family protein, with protein MRIYDISMPIYHGMPVYKNRAEKQPQTEITRDYENGVRETRWLLNSHTGTHIDAPAHVIPGGATTADLDLSVLIGSCRVLDLTAVNDRITAGDLAGQPVRPDDFILLKTKNSWAAGNEADFIYLDAGAASYLVQKGVRGVGLDALGVERDQPGYPTHRTLLENGVVIIEGLRLKGVPPGVYHILALPLPLLGAEAAPARVVLLER; from the coding sequence TTGCGTATCTATGACATATCCATGCCCATATACCACGGGATGCCGGTCTACAAAAACAGGGCGGAGAAGCAGCCGCAAACGGAAATCACCCGCGACTATGAAAACGGCGTGCGGGAAACGCGCTGGCTTCTGAACAGCCACACCGGGACCCATATCGACGCCCCCGCCCATGTGATCCCCGGCGGGGCCACCACCGCCGACCTGGACCTGTCGGTTTTAATCGGCTCCTGCCGGGTGCTGGACCTGACGGCAGTCAACGACCGCATTACGGCCGGGGACCTGGCGGGCCAGCCCGTCCGGCCCGACGACTTTATCCTGTTGAAAACTAAAAACTCCTGGGCTGCCGGAAATGAAGCCGATTTTATCTACCTGGATGCCGGGGCCGCCTCCTATCTGGTTCAAAAAGGGGTGCGCGGCGTCGGCCTGGATGCCCTGGGGGTGGAGCGGGACCAGCCCGGTTATCCGACCCACCGGACTTTGCTGGAAAACGGGGTTGTTATCATTGAAGGCTTACGGCTAAAGGGGGTTCCCCCGGGGGTTTACCACATACTGGCTCTTCCCCTCCCCCTCCTGGGGGCTGAAGCGGCACCGGCCCGGGTAGTGCTGCTGGAAAGGTAG
- the zwf gene encoding glucose-6-phosphate dehydrogenase, translating to MGLEKPDNSLLVIFGGTGDLARRKLYPALYNLFVDGFLPAALQIVAVGRRLFTPESFRNGILLPSLQAFSRRASNLDAYFEPFASRLHYFPTDIYDPEGYKRLRQFLAELEEAAGCRGNRIFYLAVAPEHFGPVVRSLKEAGLAPARGWQRVVIEKPFGHDLPSAAELNRQLRAAFSEEEIYRIDHYLGKEMIQNIMVIRFANTFFEPVWNNKYIDHVQITSAETVGVEDRGGYYDKAGALRDMVQNHLLQLVTLVAMEPPASLATEAIRDEKVKVLRSLRPLDAAAVSRNVIRGQYGAGEIDGQTVPPYRREKEVAPDSTTETFVALKLFIENFRWAGVPFYLRTGKRLPVKVTEIILQFKSLPDILYFKEYGELRPNLLVIRVQPLEGVYVQLNAKRPGNNNYIVPIRLDFCQNCEVGVNSPEAYERLLYDVMRGDPTLFTRWDEVEAAWRFVDPIAATWTARPPLFPNYAAGQWGPPAAQELLIRDGRHWWQEDELLPERG from the coding sequence ATGGGCCTGGAAAAGCCGGATAATAGTTTGCTGGTGATTTTCGGTGGTACGGGGGACCTGGCTCGCCGTAAACTTTACCCAGCTTTATATAACCTCTTTGTCGATGGTTTTCTCCCGGCTGCCCTGCAGATAGTGGCCGTGGGGCGGCGCCTATTTACCCCGGAGAGTTTTCGTAACGGGATACTATTACCTTCCCTGCAGGCCTTTTCCCGCCGCGCCTCTAACCTGGACGCCTATTTTGAGCCCTTTGCTAGCCGCCTGCACTATTTCCCAACCGATATTTATGACCCGGAGGGCTATAAACGCCTCAGGCAGTTTCTGGCGGAGCTGGAGGAGGCGGCCGGCTGCCGGGGCAACCGCATTTTTTACCTGGCCGTGGCCCCGGAACATTTTGGCCCCGTGGTCCGGAGCTTAAAGGAAGCAGGCCTGGCGCCAGCCCGGGGCTGGCAGCGGGTTGTTATTGAGAAACCCTTCGGCCATGACCTGCCTTCGGCGGCAGAATTAAACCGCCAGCTCCGGGCAGCTTTCAGCGAGGAAGAGATTTACCGCATCGACCATTACCTGGGCAAAGAAATGATCCAGAACATCATGGTCATCCGCTTTGCCAATACCTTTTTTGAGCCGGTATGGAATAATAAATATATCGACCACGTTCAGATTACTTCGGCGGAAACGGTGGGCGTGGAGGACCGGGGCGGCTATTACGACAAAGCGGGGGCCCTGCGGGACATGGTCCAGAACCACCTCCTGCAGCTGGTGACCCTGGTGGCCATGGAACCGCCGGCCAGCCTGGCCACTGAAGCTATCCGCGACGAAAAGGTAAAGGTGCTGCGCTCATTACGCCCCCTGGACGCGGCGGCAGTCAGCAGGAACGTCATCCGCGGCCAGTACGGTGCCGGGGAGATAGATGGACAAACGGTACCGCCGTATCGCCGGGAAAAGGAAGTGGCCCCTGATTCCACGACGGAAACTTTTGTCGCTTTAAAGCTTTTCATCGAAAACTTCCGCTGGGCCGGCGTGCCCTTTTACCTGCGTACGGGCAAGCGCCTGCCGGTTAAAGTGACGGAAATTATCCTCCAGTTCAAATCCCTGCCGGATATCCTGTATTTCAAGGAATACGGCGAATTACGCCCCAATCTCCTGGTCATCCGCGTCCAGCCCCTGGAGGGTGTCTACGTCCAGCTCAATGCCAAACGACCGGGGAATAATAATTACATCGTACCCATCCGCCTGGACTTTTGCCAGAACTGCGAGGTGGGCGTCAACTCCCCCGAGGCCTACGAACGTCTGCTTTATGATGTAATGCGGGGGGACCCCACCCTTTTCACCCGCTGGGATGAGGTGGAGGCGGCCTGGCGGTTTGTGGACCCCATTGCCGCTACCTGGACGGCGAGGCCGCCCCTTTTTCCCAATTACGCCGCCGGCCAGTGGGGACCACCGGCGGCACAGGAGCTTTTAATCCGGGACGGCCGCCACTGGTGGCAGGAAGATGAATTGCTGCCGGAACGTGGGTAG
- a CDS encoding multidrug effflux MFS transporter → MISREMAGTYAARRPRRLVLALILGSLTGLGPFSIDTYLPSLPLLANSLHLTTSTAQLSLTACLLGLALGQLIAGPISDALGRRRPLQVGLLIYAAASAMCVWTSSIGLFIALRFFQGLAGSAGIVIARAVARDHFEGKELTRFFALLMLVNGVAPVLAPVIGAQLLRFTSWRGIFAVLALLSIAMWIAVWVALPESLPPQRRVQGGLLATAGGLGSLLKNTEFMGYVLAQGFAFAAMFGYISGSSFVLQEEYRVSPQVFSLIFAVNGAGIILAGQVGARASLRWDERRALAASLAVAAAGSLALLAAVLGRAGLAAVLVPLFVVVAIAGAIGTTCNSLALQNQGRAAGSASAWLGVAGMLFGALVSPLVGLGYRIAVSMAVVIVVCHLSATLAYWLLAARRRGAGAGETMSQRV, encoded by the coding sequence ATGATTTCACGGGAGATGGCTGGGACATATGCGGCGAGGCGCCCCCGCCGCCTTGTCCTGGCATTGATATTGGGTAGCTTAACGGGGCTAGGGCCGTTTTCGATAGATACGTATCTTCCTTCGTTGCCTTTACTGGCAAATAGTCTTCACCTCACCACGTCGACGGCACAGTTGAGCTTGACCGCTTGCCTGCTGGGTTTGGCGCTGGGCCAGCTGATAGCGGGCCCGATCAGCGATGCCCTCGGGAGACGCCGGCCGCTGCAGGTGGGATTATTGATCTATGCGGCTGCTTCCGCCATGTGCGTGTGGACCTCGTCGATTGGCCTGTTTATCGCCCTCCGGTTCTTCCAGGGATTGGCCGGTTCGGCCGGTATTGTCATCGCCCGCGCTGTTGCCCGCGATCACTTTGAGGGCAAGGAATTGACGCGTTTTTTTGCTCTCTTAATGCTGGTCAACGGGGTAGCACCGGTACTGGCACCAGTAATAGGCGCGCAACTTTTGCGCTTCACTTCATGGCGCGGTATATTTGCCGTGCTGGCACTACTAAGTATTGCCATGTGGATAGCAGTTTGGGTTGCCTTGCCGGAAAGCCTGCCGCCGCAACGGCGGGTACAAGGAGGGTTGCTGGCGACGGCGGGCGGCCTTGGCAGCCTGCTCAAAAACACCGAATTTATGGGCTACGTGCTGGCCCAGGGCTTTGCCTTTGCTGCGATGTTCGGCTACATATCCGGCTCTTCGTTTGTCCTGCAGGAGGAGTACAGGGTATCGCCACAAGTGTTTAGCCTCATTTTTGCCGTCAACGGGGCCGGGATCATTCTCGCCGGCCAGGTCGGTGCCCGGGCCTCATTGCGCTGGGACGAACGGCGGGCACTTGCCGCCTCGCTGGCCGTAGCAGCGGCGGGCAGCTTGGCGCTACTCGCTGCCGTGCTCGGCCGTGCGGGCCTGGCGGCGGTGCTGGTACCGTTGTTTGTAGTCGTCGCGATCGCCGGTGCAATCGGCACAACGTGCAACTCGTTGGCCTTGCAAAACCAGGGGCGCGCCGCTGGCAGCGCGTCGGCGTGGCTCGGTGTGGCAGGAATGTTGTTTGGGGCACTGGTCTCGCCCCTGGTGGGGCTCGGCTACCGCATTGCCGTGTCGATGGCCGTAGTGATTGTCGTTTGCCACCTCTCGGCCACACTCGCGTACTGGTTGTTGGCCGCGCGGAGGCGCGGTGCGGGGGCGGGGGAGACGATGTCGCAACGCGTGTGA
- a CDS encoding type II toxin-antitoxin system HicA family toxin has translation MSRLPRVTGKEVVSALKRAGFVVVRIQGSHHHLRKPGAKSLVTVPVHAGEILKPKLLKSILEQAGLTVDEFKNLLA, from the coding sequence ATGAGCAGGCTACCCAGGGTCACAGGTAAAGAAGTGGTTAGTGCGTTGAAGAGGGCTGGCTTTGTGGTGGTAAGAATACAGGGCAGCCACCACCACTTGCGAAAGCCGGGTGCTAAAAGCTTGGTGACTGTTCCCGTACATGCCGGTGAAATCCTGAAGCCAAAGCTTTTGAAAAGCATACTGGAGCAGGCCGGACTAACCGTTGACGAGTTCAAAAACCTTCTCGCTTGA
- a CDS encoding type II toxin-antitoxin system HicB family antitoxin — translation MLYRYKVILEWDEEGKGYVVSVPALPGCFTQGDTVEEALERAKEAIAGHLAALAQEGLPLPSRDVEIAEVQVEIAS, via the coding sequence ATGCTTTACCGCTACAAAGTTATCCTCGAATGGGATGAGGAAGGTAAGGGCTATGTCGTTTCGGTTCCTGCCTTACCGGGGTGTTTCACCCAGGGAGATACCGTTGAAGAAGCATTGGAGAGGGCCAAAGAGGCCATAGCAGGCCACCTTGCGGCTTTAGCCCAGGAAGGTCTGCCCCTGCCGTCTCGTGACGTTGAAATAGCCGAAGTGCAGGTAGAGATAGCCTCATGA
- a CDS encoding type II toxin-antitoxin system HicB family antitoxin, with protein sequence MARFIVYLEPAEEGGYIASAPALPGCVTQGETKEEALAMAEDAIRGYIESLKKHGEPLTLWL encoded by the coding sequence ATGGCCCGCTTTATTGTCTACCTCGAACCCGCCGAAGAAGGAGGCTACATTGCTTCTGCACCGGCACTACCGGGCTGCGTCACCCAGGGGGAAACTAAGGAAGAAGCCTTGGCAATGGCTGAGGACGCCATAAGAGGGTACATCGAGAGCCTGAAAAAACATGGAGAGCCGCTTACCCTTTGGCTTTGA